A section of the Devosia rhizoryzae genome encodes:
- a CDS encoding nucleoside hydrolase — protein sequence MNRKVIIDTDPGLDDAVAILFGLASDRFKVLGLTTVAGNIGLARTTANAGGLLAAMGRSDIPVVAGASGPLRRKTIDAAEIHGNDGLGGVTLPAAAPLLSDDAVDWMAETLLSEPSGSIDILALGPLTNVAQLIETHPQAASRIGHLIVMGGAIVEKGNAGPTSEFNFAADPEATALVLASGVRTTLIPLDVTRRIRADRDYVEGLRGTVAGDTAAALLTAYVQDEKTSRPLHDPCVMVLALAPELFGVDSYRLSVNVSDDTDAGGLIQDEAGSPVSVAMRVDAAGVLALLAEGLR from the coding sequence ATGAATAGAAAGGTCATCATCGATACCGATCCTGGCCTCGACGACGCGGTGGCCATTCTTTTTGGCTTGGCGAGCGACCGCTTCAAGGTGCTGGGCCTGACGACGGTGGCGGGCAATATCGGGCTGGCGCGGACGACGGCGAATGCGGGGGGCCTGCTTGCCGCGATGGGGCGGAGCGACATTCCGGTCGTGGCCGGGGCGTCGGGGCCGCTGCGGCGCAAGACCATCGATGCGGCCGAAATCCACGGCAATGACGGGCTAGGTGGCGTCACGCTCCCGGCAGCAGCGCCGCTTTTGAGCGATGACGCGGTGGACTGGATGGCCGAGACGTTGCTGTCGGAGCCGAGCGGCTCGATCGATATCCTGGCGCTAGGTCCACTGACCAATGTCGCGCAGCTGATCGAAACTCATCCGCAGGCGGCAAGCCGTATCGGGCACCTGATCGTCATGGGTGGCGCCATTGTGGAAAAGGGCAATGCCGGACCGACGTCGGAATTCAACTTTGCCGCCGATCCGGAGGCGACCGCACTGGTGCTTGCAAGCGGCGTAAGAACGACGCTGATCCCGCTCGATGTCACGCGTCGCATCCGCGCCGATCGGGACTATGTCGAGGGACTGCGCGGCACGGTGGCTGGCGATACTGCCGCGGCGCTGCTGACGGCCTATGTTCAGGATGAAAAGACCAGCAGGCCGCTACACGATCCGTGCGTCATGGTGCTGGCGCTGGCGCCGGAGCTCTTTGGGGTCGACAGCTATCGGTTGTCGGTCAATGTCAGCGATGACACCGATGCCGGTGGGCTGATCCAGGACGAGGCTGGTTCGCCGGTATCCGTCGCGATGCGGGTCGACGCAGCAGGCGTGCTTGCGCTTTTGGCGGAGGGGCTGCGCTAG
- a CDS encoding M20 aminoacylase family protein has protein sequence MSHGHNDPFDLDAMIKLRRDLHAHPELGFEEERTSQIVAAELEAAGIEVHRGMGKTGVVGTLRVGDGSRSIALRADMDALAMPELGDVPYKSGTANTMHACGHDGHTVMLLAAARHLARTRAFFGTVHFIFQPAEEGRGGAKAMLDDGFLDRFPIDTVYGLHNMPGLATDEMAVVVGPQLASSDSWEVTFHGVGTHGAKPHLGRDAMTAAAHFLTAIHTIVARIVDPLQPAVVSACAITGGDFRALNVIPDDVRIGGTARAYTPQVRDQLEAEIGTLAQGIATTFGIRASYEFKRRIPPVVNAAGPTSVALKAAEAATGRPVVTDFPPSTAGDDFAEFGNRVPGCYVWLGNGPAVVGALHHNSRYDFNDAAIETGARFWTAVVEEELR, from the coding sequence ATGTCCCACGGCCACAACGACCCTTTCGACCTCGATGCCATGATCAAGCTTCGGCGCGACCTTCATGCCCATCCCGAACTCGGCTTCGAGGAAGAGCGCACCAGCCAGATCGTTGCCGCAGAGCTCGAAGCCGCCGGCATCGAAGTGCACCGTGGAATGGGCAAGACCGGTGTCGTCGGCACCCTGCGCGTCGGCGATGGCTCCCGCTCGATCGCGCTCCGCGCCGATATGGACGCGCTGGCTATGCCCGAACTTGGTGATGTCCCCTATAAGTCCGGCACCGCCAACACCATGCATGCTTGCGGCCACGACGGACATACGGTCATGCTGCTTGCCGCCGCTAGACACCTGGCGCGGACCCGAGCCTTTTTCGGCACGGTCCATTTTATCTTCCAGCCCGCCGAAGAGGGCCGCGGCGGTGCCAAGGCCATGCTGGACGACGGCTTCCTCGATCGTTTCCCCATCGACACCGTTTATGGCCTTCACAACATGCCGGGCCTCGCCACAGACGAAATGGCCGTTGTCGTCGGCCCACAACTGGCGTCTTCAGACAGCTGGGAAGTCACCTTCCACGGCGTCGGCACCCATGGCGCCAAGCCTCATCTTGGGCGCGACGCCATGACCGCGGCCGCACATTTTCTCACTGCCATTCACACCATCGTTGCCCGCATCGTCGACCCGCTGCAGCCGGCCGTGGTCAGCGCCTGCGCCATCACAGGCGGCGACTTCCGGGCCCTCAACGTTATCCCCGACGATGTCCGCATCGGCGGCACGGCCCGCGCCTATACGCCTCAAGTGCGCGATCAGCTGGAAGCCGAAATCGGCACCTTGGCCCAGGGCATCGCCACCACCTTCGGCATTCGCGCCAGCTACGAGTTCAAGCGCCGCATTCCCCCCGTCGTCAATGCCGCCGGGCCCACTTCGGTAGCGCTCAAGGCCGCCGAGGCCGCTACCGGTCGACCCGTCGTCACCGACTTCCCGCCCTCGACGGCCGGCGACGACTTCGCCGAGTTCGGCAATCGCGTGCCCGGCTGCTATGTCTGGCTCGGCAACGGACCCGCCGTTGTCGGTGCCCTGCATCACAATTCGCGCTACGACTTCAACGATGCGGCCATCGAAACCGGCGCCCGCTTCTGGACCGCAGTGGTCGAAGAGGAGCTGCGCTAG
- a CDS encoding phosphoribosyltransferase: MSLLPHQFWQTVDPAGSHASRAEGWVDSYPVSLPDGRQVLLPIRVLPGDGTAAVASLIINQASFAVEDAISAALAEMLQSFSPDVIIGVPTLGLTLANNVARRLGHPRLVALGTSRKFWYRDELSAPMSSITSPTHQKTLFLDPRSLPLLENRRIVVVDDVISSGTSMAAVLHLLSRAGLAPLGIGTAMLQGTRWHETLVNWRSRIVAPLVSPRFQRTASGHWRQADGLDG; this comes from the coding sequence TTGTCGCTTCTTCCCCACCAGTTCTGGCAGACCGTCGACCCCGCCGGCTCGCATGCTTCACGCGCCGAGGGGTGGGTCGACAGCTATCCGGTATCGCTTCCCGATGGTCGCCAGGTTCTGCTGCCCATTCGCGTCTTGCCGGGGGACGGAACGGCTGCGGTGGCGTCGCTGATCATCAATCAGGCGAGCTTTGCGGTGGAGGATGCAATCTCCGCCGCCCTGGCCGAAATGCTTCAGTCCTTTTCGCCCGATGTCATTATCGGCGTTCCCACGCTTGGCCTAACTCTGGCCAACAATGTTGCCCGAAGGCTGGGACATCCTCGCTTGGTGGCCTTGGGGACATCCCGCAAGTTCTGGTATCGCGATGAGCTTTCGGCCCCCATGTCTTCGATCACCAGCCCCACGCATCAAAAAACCTTATTCCTTGATCCCCGCTCCTTGCCGCTGCTGGAGAACCGCCGGATTGTTGTTGTCGATGATGTCATTAGTTCAGGAACGTCAATGGCAGCCGTATTGCACCTGCTGAGTCGAGCTGGATTAGCACCCCTAGGCATCGGGACGGCCATGCTGCAGGGCACAAGATGGCACGAGACCCTGGTTAATTGGCGCAGCAGGATCGTAGCGCCACTCGTTTCCCCTCGGTTTCAACGAACAGCATCCGGGCATTGGCGGCAGGCTGATGGCCTGGATGGTTAG
- a CDS encoding adenine deaminase C-terminal domain-containing protein produces the protein MTLNRFSVAPLHASTMHLAAVAGGRATADLVITGARVLSTYSERISADREIWVANGRIAAVMPSGAHRKGPAPKAVYDARGGIIAPGLVDPHIHIESSMVTACAYAEAALLNGTTTIFCDSHEIGNVMDVAGVAAMLEDARLAPLSIFLTVPSTVPATSPELETAGGDLTPEKIGALFDKWPEAMALGEKMDFVPVAMGDPRSHAIIAEALKRNRPVSGHIYGREFVAPYAAAGVTDTHEAIDRDISNNFVDAGVWVFLRGGNPATPWNSIVEAIKPITELGASHKRFCVCTDDRDADDLLSFGLDWVVREAIRCGMKPEQAWSMGSLHGATRFGLGDEIGGLGGGRRADLLLLDDSMKPISTWYGGELVVDDRKITPLLEETLNQRYRYPEAAYNTVHLPTGLKLTPELPTAPVVANAIGIEMPGIVLPHRKVAIEPANDCSTILEKHNLSFVTIIERHGKSDGGIAHGLLQDFGITNGAVGSSVGHDSHNIILAGTNEADMALALKTIEAAKGGIVVVQNGQVKAFVGLPVAGLMSDKRVHEVAAENQALKTAWQNAGCTIPYMGFNLIPLSVIPEIRITDKGLVKVPEMVLAPLYE, from the coding sequence ATGACCCTTAACCGCTTCTCCGTCGCGCCGCTTCATGCCAGCACGATGCATCTGGCGGCCGTCGCAGGTGGCCGCGCAACGGCGGACCTCGTGATCACCGGCGCAAGGGTACTCTCGACCTATTCCGAGCGCATCTCCGCGGATCGCGAAATTTGGGTGGCCAATGGTCGCATCGCTGCGGTCATGCCGTCGGGTGCGCATCGCAAGGGTCCAGCACCCAAGGCCGTTTATGACGCGCGTGGTGGCATCATCGCACCGGGTCTGGTCGATCCGCATATCCATATCGAAAGCTCGATGGTCACGGCTTGCGCCTATGCGGAAGCCGCGCTGCTTAACGGCACGACGACGATCTTTTGCGACAGCCACGAGATCGGCAATGTCATGGATGTGGCGGGCGTCGCGGCGATGCTGGAAGACGCGCGCCTGGCGCCGCTATCGATTTTCCTTACCGTGCCCTCGACCGTTCCAGCGACGTCGCCAGAACTCGAAACCGCTGGTGGCGACCTGACGCCGGAAAAAATTGGCGCCTTGTTCGACAAGTGGCCCGAGGCGATGGCCCTGGGCGAGAAGATGGACTTCGTACCGGTTGCCATGGGCGATCCGCGCAGCCATGCGATTATCGCCGAAGCCTTGAAGCGCAACCGCCCGGTGTCGGGCCATATCTACGGACGCGAATTTGTGGCGCCCTATGCCGCGGCCGGCGTGACCGATACGCACGAAGCCATCGACCGTGACATCTCCAATAATTTCGTTGATGCCGGGGTCTGGGTGTTCTTGCGCGGCGGCAATCCGGCGACGCCCTGGAACTCGATCGTCGAGGCGATCAAGCCGATCACCGAGCTGGGCGCCAGTCACAAGCGGTTTTGCGTTTGCACCGACGATCGCGATGCAGACGACCTCTTAAGCTTCGGCCTCGACTGGGTCGTGCGCGAGGCGATCCGCTGCGGCATGAAGCCGGAACAGGCCTGGTCCATGGGATCGCTGCATGGCGCGACCCGCTTCGGCCTGGGGGACGAGATCGGCGGGCTGGGTGGCGGACGCCGCGCGGACCTCCTGCTGCTCGACGACAGCATGAAGCCGATCAGCACCTGGTATGGCGGCGAACTTGTAGTCGACGACCGCAAGATCACGCCGCTGCTCGAGGAGACGCTCAACCAGCGCTACCGCTATCCCGAAGCGGCGTATAATACCGTTCACCTGCCCACGGGCCTCAAACTCACGCCGGAACTTCCGACCGCCCCGGTGGTTGCCAATGCCATCGGCATCGAGATGCCCGGCATCGTCTTGCCGCATCGGAAGGTCGCGATCGAGCCGGCTAATGACTGTTCGACGATCCTCGAGAAGCACAACCTGAGCTTCGTCACCATCATCGAACGGCATGGGAAATCCGACGGTGGCATCGCGCATGGGCTGCTGCAGGATTTTGGCATCACCAACGGCGCGGTGGGTTCAAGTGTCGGTCATGACAGCCACAACATCATCCTTGCCGGGACGAATGAGGCTGACATGGCGCTCGCGCTCAAAACGATTGAGGCAGCCAAGGGCGGCATTGTCGTCGTGCAGAATGGGCAGGTGAAAGCCTTTGTCGGCCTGCCGGTCGCGGGCCTCATGTCGGACAAGCGCGTGCATGAGGTCGCGGCGGAAAACCAGGCGCTCAAGACCGCATGGCAAAATGCCGGCTGCACCATTCCCTATATGGGCTTCAACCTGATCCCATTGTCGGTAATCCCCGAGATCCGCATCACCGACAAGGGGTTGGTGAAGGTTCCGGAAATGGTGCTGGCGCCGCTTTATGAATAG